In one Methanobrevibacter arboriphilus genomic region, the following are encoded:
- the dmpI gene encoding 4-oxalocrotonate tautomerase DmpI, which translates to MPVVIVESNKLDVDKKREYVKNLTKLTAETYGLPENTVTIIIRENKAENIGVAGNLLSELEE; encoded by the coding sequence ATGCCCGTAGTAATAGTAGAATCAAATAAATTAGATGTTGATAAAAAAAGAGAGTATGTTAAAAACTTAACAAAATTAACAGCTGAAACATATGGATTACCTGAAAACACAGTAACAATCATAATAAGAGAGAACAAAGCTGAAAATATAGGGGTGGCTGGAAATTTATTAAGTGAGTTAGAGGAATAG
- a CDS encoding phospholipase D-like domain-containing protein, which yields MEVLNYPIADLFMNLVRESTDEIKLCSPFIKESIINEIYDNINCNISLNVLTKFNIANFYKKVSDISALDKILFNNHQVFNHSALHAKFYVFDNSNAIITSANLTFSGLNRNYEYGILINDPNSISQISNDFDQLCKSDQSGNINQDNIVEIQKILKDIPNFERIDIPKYEISCENEDNIFNEDIEFIVDKLSGWKKTVFEKLNQIEGQIFELKDVYLFENEIQRIYPNNQNTKPKIRQTLQFLRDLGLIKFEGSGFYRKLWEN from the coding sequence ATGGAAGTTTTGAATTATCCAATTGCTGATCTTTTCATGAATCTAGTTCGAGAATCTACTGATGAGATTAAATTATGTTCTCCTTTCATAAAAGAAAGTATAATTAATGAAATATATGATAATATAAATTGTAATATTTCTTTAAATGTTTTAACGAAATTCAATATTGCAAATTTTTATAAAAAAGTTTCTGACATTTCTGCTTTAGATAAGATTTTGTTCAATAACCATCAAGTTTTCAATCATTCTGCATTACATGCTAAATTTTATGTTTTTGACAATTCTAATGCGATTATTACTTCTGCAAATCTAACATTCTCTGGATTAAACAGAAATTATGAATATGGTATTCTTATAAATGATCCAAATTCGATATCTCAAATTTCAAACGATTTTGATCAGCTATGTAAAAGTGATCAATCAGGCAATATTAATCAGGATAATATAGTCGAAATACAAAAAATATTAAAGGATATCCCTAATTTTGAAAGAATTGATATTCCTAAATATGAGATTTCATGTGAAAATGAAGATAATATTTTTAATGAAGATATAGAGTTTATCGTTGATAAGTTATCTGGATGGAAAAAAACAGTTTTTGAAAAATTAAATCAAATTGAAGGCCAAATATTTGAATTAAAGGATGTTTATTTATTTGAAAATGAAATTCAGAGAATTTATCCGAATAATCAAAATACTAAACCTAAAATTAGACAAACTCTTCAATTTTTGAGAGATTTAGGACTAATAAAATTTGAAGGAAGTGGATTCTACAGAAAATTATGGGAAAATTAA